The Macadamia integrifolia cultivar HAES 741 chromosome 4, SCU_Mint_v3, whole genome shotgun sequence genome contains the following window.
agtgtCATGCTGCATATTCTGCCATTTCCTTCAATGGTGCCTCATATTCATTTAATTTCCTCATGTGCTTATTGTTAACGAACCTCTGTGAACACTCAGTAGTTTGCATTTTGGCTCTCTTATGTCAAACAGGCTAGGATAGCACTTGAACGAAGGAAGTTTCTTAAGAATGCAGAAACAGCTGTCCATAGACAAACCATGTGGTCAAACCTAGCTCATGAAATGACTGCCGAGTTTCGTGGTCTTTGTGCTGAAGAGGTAGAGGGTAACTTGTTCATATTCCTTTGAGGGGCTAAAGTTTTAGAGGTACCAGCTTTTCAACGTGTTTCTGGATTTATCAGTCTTACATTTTCCTGCAATCCTGCGAGTCAGGCTTATTTGCAGCAAGAGCTGGAAAAACTACAGGACTTGAGAAATAAAGCGAAGTCGGACGGAGAACTATGGGATGACTCTGTCTCTAGCACCTTGGGTCAGAACTCACATTTAGTTTCCAAGGCAACTCACTTGTGGGAGTCCTTATTAGCTCGTAAGAGTAAGTATGCAAATCCATTGCTCTTTGTAAGTCCACTGTTTGTTTTTCATATTCTTGATAGCTTACACTTGTTATTTGAACGTCACTATGTCAGCTTTGGAACATAAGTGCTTTTCCTCTATCAGTCTTATGCGATGCTGTGGGAACCTTTTTTCCTATGTTCTCATATGTTCAAGGCTGCCTTCACTACCAAGCTGGGCGAGATTTTGATTTTAGTGGACCAGTTGGATTGTtgtttttcgctttcttttgtgCATTTGCATTCTTGTATGCATATGCATATGTACATCTATGCTGGTGTCTGTTTCTAAGGCTATTAGTGTCATGGTGTGACTCCTGTAGATGGAGGTGGTTGAGACCCCAACTCCATCATTCAATAGGGATTTAGTATACCTTGCAGATCCTAGATTAGATAATCTCTCTGATATGATATTAATCCTTTGCTTGTGTGAGGGGTGGCTTGTGAAGTTGATCACTTTGGTGAGATCGGGTGAATGGGTTAATTTGTATAGCTTTGCATATGTTCCATTTGACTTAATGAATGGTGATTGAAGAAAGCATAGTTTTGAAAACTATCCTCATAGACATTAAAACAATGGTCTTTCAATTTAGGTTGATATGTAAGTATTTTGTATTTGCTAGGAAACATTGTACTAATTTGGTAGATACTGAGAGACACAGACTCTGTCACCTTGGCAGTCATTCCCTCTGGCTAGGAATGTGATTTAGGATCTTTAGCATTCAATGTAATTTGGGGTTTATGATGGAAGTTGGTTTTAGGGACAGGATTCAGGTGTTGGTTGTTCTATGAATTCAGATGTTCATGGTTGTTAGATGGAAGAATCAATATGGTAAGTTAAGCCGTAAGGGTATCAGGAAAATGCCTAAAAGGCCAGAATCTGATCAATGGTTAATATAGGCAGTTGTTATACAGAGATTGATTTATCCTGGGTTCTTGTAggttggttgattttttttccgtGATTAGTTAGTAATGGATGATGATTGCAGTTTTTAAGGGTTTTATAATTAGGTCAAAGAAGAATTTGATGCAGAAAACACATTTCATTCCCAATTTTATAGCTGTCCTTCCACCTTGCCAGCTTGTCTTCATAATGCTCCTCTTTTAGGCCACAAGGAGAGCCATTATGGGCATTTTATTGTTGTATTGGTATGTTATTCTCTGGATTATCCATGTGACAATTTTTGGGTCCTATCTTAGCTGTATGGCCCACCACGtgttcacccccccccccaatttttTAATGCAGTCGTCAAAACCTTCTCTCTGAAATTGTCTTTCCAACTATTTTGAGAATATATTGCCACATGGCAGAATGCTTTAGAGTTGAGATGGTGATGTGGATGAGTCAAGCTTTTATTTGCTGTGGACAAACAGTTTGCCTTTGTTAAGGCTAGAGCAATTGAAGTGAAAAGTTTCTGTTATCATCATTTAAGGCCAGAACAATTGAAGTGAAAAGTTTCTGTTATCAtcataaaaagagaagggatgTATGCAGCAGCCTGGgttgtttttcttgtttaaaagttttaatttatttgtggaatttccaattttaaaatataatttatttgaGGGATTTCAATGAAAAATTACCATGGATAGTCCTGTCAGATGATTAGAATTTGTTCGGAGGAAACATTGGCAAACAATTTCAGTTTTCTATGCATAAATGGTACAGGCATCATAATGATCTTTCTCTATGTAACATCTCATATAGAGGGTTAGGGATCTTCTTCTATCTCTAgctagataaaaaaaaaacatgtttcaAGTCATTCTTTGATACTTAGTAGCATTTCTAGGTATAACATCGTTTGACTGAGCCAAATGAGAAGTTACAATGCATGTCACAAATACTTCTTAATGTTCGTGAGTGTCCTTTGTGGTATATAATCACATCATAAATACATGGAGAAACTTACATTGAGTAATATGTTTGTTTAAATTAGATTAAATTCTTTAGAATGAGGTATTTCCAGGTTCCCTTTTTGACACATGTTTCAGAGATAGGTTGCTACCAATCTTGATCGGTACTGAATGGGGCCAATCCAATCTATTATACACATTGAATTGGCCAAACAACTGTCAATATTGGGCTTCTGCTCACTGGATTGGAGGATTTTTTTTGCGTGGATTGGTCAATCTGAACATATCCAGATACTTTCCAGAGAATTATATCAGCTCCGAGACTGATTGGCAAATCCTTGTTCTGACATGTTACTGTTAATCACCTACGGCATTCTTGATCGGTGCATTTAGACCCGAAGTGTTTGATACTTTGATTTGTATCTCGTTTCGTGTCATACCTCTCTTTAATCTAATATTGGGATGCTTTACATCTTCTTTCTTAGATTGTCAACTGTCCAATTATCCTGTGCACCCTTTAAAGAATAACAATGATAGGCACCTTACGAGGAACATTTTTGAAATATAGTGGTGTCTTTCTATGATTTGTCAGATTTGACCAGTTTATTGCCTAATCAATCATCTTTTAACTTTTGCTGCTTCTGTTTACAGGTCAACATGAAGTTCTTGCTTCAGGCCCAATTGAGGATTTGATTGCCCATCGTGAGCATAGGCAATCCTCCTTCCTTCTTggtctcttctttctttcagtAATGGCATTTATCTACTTTACTCTTATATATAATATTCTTTACCAGGTACCGCATTTCTGGGTCATCCTTGCTTGCTGCTATGGATCAAAGTTCTCAGTTTCCATATCCAGATGTATCATCCGGTCGGCCTGGCAATCTTACTTCAACACAAACAGGTGATAGGGAACCGGTAGATGGATCATTTCCCAACATAAATGGAGAAAAACAGGATAGCAGCTCAGATTCAACTCGCTTACAAGTTTATGAAGAAATACATCCTAGGGTGGATGATAGAAATGGAAGGGTCCACCCCACTGTTGACATAGCGGAAATTCTCAGACGTTGGACACATGCTCTACAACGCATTCATAAGCAGTCGCTTTATCTGGTACATGATTTTCTTTAATGATATTAATCTGTTGCCACGTTTTGTGTGTTATCTTATAGAATTATTAAATTTTTGCATGCAGCtaccttttttgttttgtgGTCTTACTGGTGCATTCATAAGCTGTCACCTTATATGTTTATGAATCTTATTATACGAGCCACACTGCTGCGCCTCATTTCATATTTTGTGGCAAATTATTTGATTGCTGTCATAGAGCTGCCTTTTGTCATGTGCTTGTTGTGAGTGCCCATGTTTGGCATCCATCCATTTCATTTCTCTTAACTCATTATCTATGTTTGCTAATCTACATTTGAGTCTTCCAATATGGAAGTTAATTAGGCATCCATTATTATTTAATTACTCTAATCTATTTGGGCGCTTGACACTTGAGAGAATATTTTTCTCTGTTACTATAGCTTCTTTATGTTTGTTTATTATCTTTGAAAGCAGTAACCAATAATGAATAATCACTCAGCtatgctgttgttgttgttgtaggcaAAGgctaatgatggggagggtccAGAGCTTTTAAGAAGTGCACATGATGGTGGTAATGGTGGCCATGCTGAATCCTTAGCAGCAACCCTTTCTGAACATCGGCAGCATTTAGCTAGCATACAGGTAATGAATGGCATTATAATCATCGGTGCGTGAGAGTTCTAACTTTGGGTGTGTTTGGCCGATTTTAGTCCTGCCTGTAACTTCAATATACCGTTAAATTTTTCTTAGTTCTTCATTGTAGTTCTCGTTTTCTGTTTATTTAATTAATCATGTACATTTCTATTGTTGTCTATATATCTTTCACTTGATACGTAAATGGTATACCATGCATGGTTTTCATCATAATCTAGCGTGTAGTTGAATTTTGATCTTCTACTATCATCTGAATGAAGCAATATCTGACAGAAGAGTGCTGGCAAGTTGCCCCACCACAAGGAAGTGGGCCACAGATGCATTACATTTTCTATGCCTTGAAGAACCTTACTTCAGGGTTTTGATGATCTTATTAATTTTGTGCTAAATCTATTAATGTAATGGCTGGCAATTGGCGAGGCAGAGTTTCCATATTTAGGTTGTGCTATTAAAGGAAAAAGTTGTTAGTTTATAATCAGAAAGTAGTCCTGCTTCTGTTGTCATTATCTAGGGAAAATGGATTTTGCGGTACTCATACATCCTTTATATTGGAGCAGGTGCATATATTTATGGTGCATATATTTATCAATAATGAGTTAGAACTTGAAAGGTACAAGACCTGTTCAATTGCAAATTTCATTAGCAAATTTAATGCTGCAGTTTCCTTTCATGATGTTGGTATCAGTAGTCTATCCAATAACAAGCTCAAGTTCATTATTTTTATACTTATCAAGCAGGAAATAATATGTGGATCAGTTTGCATAGTTATGTCCTATAATGGTGAAAACTTTGTATTGCTTGCCCATCATTTTGAAGTAGTGAAGAATGTGAAGTTGTTGCtttaaaaatggtgtttggGGTGGACCTCTGCTTTAGATAAGGGTATCCTGGATGGGAACCATTGTGCTAGCACTGGAAAGTCTACCTTCATGAGTTTTGCatgttttttgtttcaattgCAGTTTTTCTTTCAAGTAATTTTATTGTTGCTCCTTCTggaaaattctttttatttaattggtCTCCTAATCCGTTTTGCTTGAGATTGACATGCCATACTGTAATTATCTGTCTCCACTGAGACACATTCCAAACTGATACTTTTGGTACACAGGTGCTCATTAATCAACTGAAGGAAGTTGCCCCATCaataaagaaatcaatttcAGAGCTAACTGAAGAAGTAAACAATATTTCATCTACTCTTCCTCCGATGATCAAAAATCGCGGCGGCCAATCTATCTCACCTATCCAAGCTCAAAGTAGTGGAAGATCTGTAGTAAGTTCTCTTGAGAAGACAGATCTAGATAGAACAATATCATGATGCTTGAATATTTGGTGATTTATAGTGTCTTGAAATAGTTTATTTTGTAGAACTAATAGCTGTTCTTCTAACGAAGCAGGAAAATGGCATTGATGAGGTTGCAGAGATGACTTCAAAATTGTCGAGTGTTCATCTTGATAAGGTTTCACCGAGCTCTCCAGCTTTGAAACTTCCACATTTGTTTAGTTTGACCCCAAATTCTTCTGTGAAAGGGGGAAATATCCAAAAGAGGCAAGCTTTGGTTTCTCAAGCCAGCCAGGTGGAAAATTTTTCTGAAGGGAAATCTCTGGAGCAGCCGCCATCAAAGAATCATGTGGATAATTTGtcccaaggttttttttttttcacattctaACTATAATACTATACTTTCCATTGTATGCCCATACCTTTAATTGTTATTAGCTTGTTACCTAACCTGAGGCCCAGAGATAAACTTGGGAGGTCCTTTGATTACTTGTGGTTTTGTCTGAAGAATTGTCATGTTCTCGGTTTGCAGATGGTGACAGTTCTTATGTCCAACACTTGAGGAGATCTGTTCGGGAGGCTGCTCTTTCAGCACAATCCTCCAATATGGACTCCACACATGATAATCAATCTGATGGCAGCTCAGAACATTTCTTTGTACCTCTTTCAGGGACTGGATTTTCTTGTGTAGGCCCAGAAACCAAATCTGTTGTAGTTAGGAGCAAAAGACTGTTTGTGTCTCCATCAGACACCACCAGCTTACACAGGAACTCTGTATCTGAAGGCCCTGCTAGGATCAATTACGATGATATACAAAATATGCTGAATAATACAGAGTCACCGCATCAGTATGGCAGTGAAGCTAATGGGTTCCTCTCAGTTATTGGTTCCAAGTATGCGACTTCTGATGCTGAAAGGGCATTGTTTGACATGGAGGATACTCGGGATCAGGTCTTCTCACCTCCATTGCTAATGGAGACATCACTCTTAGATTCATACGAGGACTTGCTTGGTATGtggattttcaccaaaaaattcttaaattgcttcaacatcaatcttttttatttctttccttacCAATTATTTTTTGGTTCCCCTCCCTCCACCCCGCTCTTGTAATTTTATGTGCAAGTTTTGCAAAATACAGTATGTGGTTATTTCTACTAGGCACAATATCTTTTAAAGGAATGATGACTGTGTACTAGTTATCTTTTTGGTAATGGTGGGTTGGGGTGTCAAAGCTTTGGGTCAATCCTTGCCCTCTGACATAGGAGACCCTGTTTCTTCTACCAAAGGCATCCATCTGTTGGTTGGTTTCGATAATACTTGGTTTATCTTTTGGTATGCATGTTGGAGGGGACTTGCACCTCAGATGGAGAACATATCTGAGTTGTCTTCCTATCTCTGTTTTTCTTCACAAGATTTTGCTTCCCATTAATTCATGTTGGTTGAGATTTGAGAATTTTACTGAATATTACTTGTTAATTTTTTCCACAGCACCATTATCCGAAACTGACACAGCTTTAATGGAGTGCTGAGAAAAAGTTTGGTTTGTTCGGCAGTCATGCAGAGTGGCTAAAATCCAATTATGATTTCGTGTGTATGGGTCGCCTGTTTTTTACACACTTGTGTTTATTACAATTCCTCtcctctcccccttttttttttcctataagaCTTTTACCGTTTGTATGATCTCCTGTGTATTATTTTGGTTCTCTCCATTCCTCTAGTTACATCTGAAATCCATATGGGGATGGCCGCCATTCAGCAACTCACCTTGTAGTTCTCCTAGGTTGTAGATCAATGTGATTAGATTGTAATTTTTTGTGATCCATCCCCTTCCTCCGGAATGTACAAGGGAGACATGAGGAATACTGGAGAAGTGAAGAATAGTATTTTTGGGTGTGATTCTTGAACATTAATGAATTTGTTTGGTTTCTAATTTCTTGATATGGAAGGTTGAATAGGTAGGGCTGAGATCTGTGTGACAGCTTACCAACTAGCTCCTTGTCTCACTAGTTGCAAAGGTATGCTTCACGGTAGATCGGTGGCACTATATTCTCCGTCGATTATTTGTTAGGATAAGTATAATTTGTTTGAATTGATTTACATTCTCGATCATATGCAGGGATATTTGATTGGTTCTTGAAAATGCTCGGATCTCCTCCTTAAGCTTTACTAGTAGGGTGCATATATGATCGGGTTTGTTCAAATAACGATGTTCTTGGTTGAGAGGCAAGATTTCCTTTGACTGTGCGGTGAGGTTCACCTCGTGTTCTTAGGGTCTAGAAACCAGTCTGCTCCCATGAAACGAAAAATGACTTTTCTGTGAATGTTTTCTCATGTGCGAAAATTTCACTGGCCCTTGCCATCACGGAATTGCACTCTCGACAGAAACACTTCCCTTGTTATGATACACTCGTTTCTAAATATTTTCTTAGTTCCCATGTAGGAAGGTTTGTGAGGGTGGCAGGTTACTAAACTTATTTCTCACAACTTATCATTTATCTTTGGTAAGGGTGTCATCCAGTTGGGCCTAATTAGTTTCTATCAGGCATAATCGTCCACACAAATTTAAGGCTTCACATTGTTTCTGCCAATTAAGGTAATCTTATCGATTAGTTACTTGTTCATAATTGGGCTGAAAATATAGGGAAGGATGAGGAAATAAGAGCAAAGTATAAGGGGAGGATGTAAATTGCTCTTAAAATTTATATGGTGGAACCCCTCGTTTTCTAATAATATCGAGTATATCAATCTGGAAACAATTAACccccatttttttaaaagaaaattagaatTTTAACCCATTTTACCTATATACCTGGTTAATGGATTGATATCGGATCAATCAAGATCTAGGATTGGTCTCCATTGATATTGATTTGATCCAGCCAAAATTGATCGATCGGATGCAATTTTTAGAACCATTCTTTCAGATTTGATTCATTCGTTTCATATATGGTCCAAAAGGAGTTTGGGAATATGTTGCATATATTTTATCCAAGATTATCAATTTTGAtgaattaaaatattttattgagGTCAGAAGAGATCAATCACAATTGTGTGGAGGCATCGAGTCTCTGTCaccatttttatcattttttgatGTAAATTGGCTGCATATAAATTTGTGGATGTATATGTAGTCCATACCATCTTGTGGCCATGGATTGGTCTTCAACCCACTTgacagtattttatttttatttttatttaattttttaaaaaacttGACTATCACATGCTAGTTTAAGACTTTGAAAAttgtttatttacttttttgaaggaaaaaaataattgaaaaacaaTGCAAAATTCCCATACATGGCTTATTTGTAATGTAGCCATGCTAAGGGTCTACATGGTCAATTTGAACCATTGGGTTTTCATAGATCATCCTCTTCATCagacatgtcaaatttcatgttCTAATTCAACCATAACTCTTTCATTGTATTAGACTTTCCCCATGTATTTCGAGGCATTGAATTTTTATGCTCATTTGTACTTCTAGTTGACATTTTTCTCACTATTGATCATGATTTCTATAATGTGTAATTTGATTGTGTTTATGACTTAAATTAGTATTTGATGTATTTTAACTTTCTTCCTCCACCGATGAAGTGCGAGATTAGAATAGATACACGGTACCATTTGTGTTGGGGGAAACTGGAAAGGGGATCTATCTTCACTTCATTTTATCATCAACTAGAGTGAATAGGACAATCATCCACTGCCTTGGTGTCctttcttcactgatttcctcttacttctctctttccctttctctgATTTAAACTATCTTCTCTTttcagagaatttttttttcacagtgGGTGACGAAATATTCACGAATCTAGGGACATTATTATTCTCATCTTATTTGTTGAAGATCTAAAATGACTTCTACTATCCGTACCCATTTAAGATCGATGAAAATcattgatgaaaggaatttcTCGTTCACTATGGCTTAAGAAAAACTTGATTTTATTTGTACTCAATTCCTTCGtttttttcctttgccttttgttttgtaatttttttttggagggggggggggtggttgggtGGTGCCATTATTAAACCCTAATTTGCTGTTTTATGGTTTTAGTCGTTGATGGGCAATGGTGAAAGTGAAAGGCGATCCAATAATAAATCAATCTTTAATGAATTGGGCTTATCTTGCCACTTGACCCAGTCTCATAGCCCACGTCTatagttttgacttttgattcaTTTGCTCGTTGATTTCCTTGGCCAACAAATGCCGAAAGGGTAGTCTTGCAGCCTCATCTTGTAGTAGTAGGTGGGTCCCCCATGAGGCCATGCGAGGAAAAAGATTTATGATTTCATCATGTACACTGGGTTGGGTCCCACCTTCAGCTAATCATCTTATTGTTACATTGTCAGGGCCTTTTATCTTGCAACTTATCATTACGTAAttcactaaatttttttttttttgataaatttagtTCACTAAATTTAAACCTCTCAGACTCTTCAGGTCATTGTTTCAGCATTCTTCAATTGCACTTCTTTTGAGTGAAGGAATCCCAAATTTTGCCAGGTTGCACTGATCCAGTAATTAGTAGAAATTGATCCAATCAGGCAAGGTAGGTTCGCCCAAGATTGATTCAATTACATGATTGTATCACCCAAAGCatatttttagggtttgggtagtGTATTGGGGGATCGGGATACTCTGTGACATGATATAGTATGTAGCGTAGATCAAATGGTTGAGAGTAACTTGAGTTGCTTTTGTATACCTTGAGCTGCATGTCTGTGGGGCCCTAAATCTTAAGTCTGTGCTACCATGTGGCATGTGCTAGAGACGAGTCCGATCCATTAATAGAGGATGGGGAACCCAAGTCACGATCTTAGCTATAATTGTAGAAAAATGACTAGTGAATATAATGGTCTAGGTCATGTGATTTCATACCATTTTGGATGATAGTTCTCTCCATCGTTTCTTTTTCTAGATTTATTCTTGAAGTACCACCATCAATGACTCTTTTGTGCCATGAGAATAGATGTTTATTCTGGAACTTTTTGTATGTCACTCAGCCTTTACCCATTCTCTCATAAAGGGTTAcataatttgttattttttattttgctttattttattttgaatttaacTAATTTTATACAAGGAAAAAGTTGATTGAGCCACCGCAAATCAAATTTCCTTGCCATCTATATATAGACCATTCCATCGTGCCTCATTGGTATACCCGTTTATGGTGTTTTTTCAGACAACCCTCTCCTTTCATACAAATACGAGAAAACTATATGTTTTGTGCTTCTCTTGCTTTATAAAAAGTGAGTTAAGTTCAATTCTTTGTAAGCTGTTCATttgtttcattctttttttttcttcttcttcttcttcattctttttttaaatatattcttTATGCTATGAAAATGTGGTGAGGAAAAAATGTTACTTGAAGAGGATGggatttcaccaaaaaaaaaaaaaaaagaagaagaggataggATTTGAACATAGGTCTAAAGTTCGTCCAATCATATATTTATCATAACCATTATTTAATAGTTGTTGTAGTTTTGATTTACATGGAGAGATAATATGACCAATatagacaatatatatatatatatatatatatatgtataggcTTAANNNNNNNNNNNNNNNNNNNNNNNNNNNGGGGTGGGTTTGAAAATCAGTATAGAGAGGTCAATGGAAAGGAATATGATTCCCCTTGGATTCATATGTTAAATTAGGTGGTccatcccaaaccatgcaacCCACCTTCTACACAACCACTCCCCTGTATTTTTAGTAATTAAATTGTGtcatcttctaccaaaaaaaaactgtcATCTTTACCATTCAAGTAATTTCTTGGATGTTGTTGTATTCTTTATCAATCCACCAAGAGAGGTTTCATCTCATGATTCTCATCAGCACAATATATGTCATGTGACATGTTAGATGGTAATCAGATTTCTTAAAGCAGGCCAGATCCTCTACTTACATGTGAagttttatttaattgaaattgcTAAGATGGCAAAATAAAACTTTGCAAATGAAGGAGGATGATTGATATTGatccaaaaaattcaaaatgcGGCCACTAGAGACCATGtctcaattttaattttctattttctagtaGAAACCATGTCTCATTTTTCAAATgattgattattttatttttaaataaataaatagatccCAATAAAAGTTGGACTCATGACCACTTATTTTTGAAGTAGTGGCAAGTGCCAGCTGAATTACCCATTTGGAGATATCTAAAGGTTGAATCGTTAAATCATTTTACCACATGACACAATTAGACGAaggataaaaataattttacctCAAAAATAGCTTATAGcttattttgcattttttttttcaaaaattttattttaccacTTGGCAATATTTTTTTACAGGTTGTCTTTATGCCCTAAATTGACTCACCAAATGGTATTTATAAATTACTtgttatgcctttttttttgggtaaagaaattACTTGTTATGCTCTTGCCTTCCTTCCCACGGAACACACCTCTACCATCAGAGGCACACATGACCCCAGCAGAACATAAGACTCAAAAGCCAAGGTGTTGTAGCAGCAGGAGACCACCACTAAATCCTATGACTGTACATCTCACTTAAAACCAACTTTTTCATGGGCCCTTTGGTGTTAAAAATATATGGCCAGTGGCCATTCAAACTCCAAAAGGATGACATTGATTGGTCCATATGTCATTGGACCATGTGCCATTGTTCTAGAGAGATCTTGTTTTTGAGGGGAGTGGGTTTTACAATATTTTTGGAAACTTGGATTGATGGTCTCAGTAGAAGATTCTACACTTTGTGGACAATTGGACATCCAAGTTTCCATCAAAATCCTTGTCCTAAAAAAGAGTGAAGAGGACATTCATATCCATGGGAAGCATAAGATAATTACTCTAGTGATCACCTTtgattagtttaaaaaaaataatcaacttTAATAATGTG
Protein-coding sequences here:
- the LOC122075123 gene encoding AUGMIN subunit 6-like isoform X2, translated to MTMDREKEREVELESAMYTNCLLLGLDPSIIGVGSNNGTPRVGLFRHSNPKLGEQLLYFILSSLRGPIQSAKDFDRVWPIFDSAQSRDFRKVVQGIINELESQGALPRSNSRVSSLATCCGPRFVELLWQLSLHALREVHRRSFAADVASNPLPASLTDVAFSHAATLLPVTKARIALERRKFLKNAETAVHRQTMWSNLAHEMTAEFRGLCAEEAYLQQELEKLQDLRNKAKSDGELWDDSVSSTLGQNSHLVSKATHLWESLLARKSQHEVLASGPIEDLIAHREHRYRISGSSLLAAMDQSSQFPYPDVSSGRPGNLTSTQTGDREPVDGSFPNINGEKQDSSSDSTRLQVYEEIHPRVDDRNGRVHPTVDIAEILRRWTHALQRIHKQSLYLAKANDGEGPELLRSAHDGGNGGHAESLAATLSEHRQHLASIQVLINQLKEVAPSIKKSISELTEEVNNISSTLPPMIKNRGGQSISPIQAQSSGRSVENGIDEVAEMTSKLSSVHLDKVSPSSPALKLPHLFSLTPNSSVKGGNIQKRQALVSQASQVENFSEGKSLEQPPSKNHVDNLSQDGDSSYVQHLRRSVREAALSAQSSNMDSTHDNQSDGSSEHFFVPLSGTGFSCVGPETKSVVVRSKRLFVSPSDTTSLHRNSVSEGPARINYDDIQNMLNNTESPHQYGSEANGFLSVIGSKYATSDAERALFDMEDTRDQVFSPPLLMETSLLDSYEDLLAPLSETDTALMEC
- the LOC122075123 gene encoding AUGMIN subunit 6-like isoform X1, with amino-acid sequence MTMDREKEREVELESAMYTNCLLLGLDPSIIGVGSNNGTPRVGLFRHSNPKLGEQLLYFILSSLRGPIQSAKDFDRVWPIFDSAQSRDFRKVVQGIINELESQGALPRSNSRVSSLATCCGPRFVELLWQLSLHALREVHRRSFAADVASNPLPASLTDVAFSHAATLLPVTKARIALERRKFLKNAETAVHRQTMWSNLAHEMTAEFRGLCAEEAYLQQELEKLQDLRNKAKSDGELWDDSVSSTLGQNSHLVSKATHLWESLLARKSQHEVLASGPIEDLIAHREHRYRISGSSLLAAMDQSSQFPYPDVSSGRPGNLTSTQTGDREPVDGSFPNINGEKQDSSSDSTRLQVYEEIHPRVDDRNGRVHPTVDIAEILRRWTHALQRIHKQSLYLAKANDGEGPELLRSAHDGGNGGHAESLAATLSEHRQHLASIQVLINQLKEVAPSIKKSISELTEEVNNISSTLPPMIKNRGGQSISPIQAQSSGRSVQENGIDEVAEMTSKLSSVHLDKVSPSSPALKLPHLFSLTPNSSVKGGNIQKRQALVSQASQVENFSEGKSLEQPPSKNHVDNLSQDGDSSYVQHLRRSVREAALSAQSSNMDSTHDNQSDGSSEHFFVPLSGTGFSCVGPETKSVVVRSKRLFVSPSDTTSLHRNSVSEGPARINYDDIQNMLNNTESPHQYGSEANGFLSVIGSKYATSDAERALFDMEDTRDQVFSPPLLMETSLLDSYEDLLAPLSETDTALMEC
- the LOC122075123 gene encoding AUGMIN subunit 6-like isoform X3; translation: MDFDRVWPIFDSAQSRDFRKVVQGIINELESQGALPRSNSRVSSLATCCGPRFVELLWQLSLHALREVHRRSFAADVASNPLPASLTDVAFSHAATLLPVTKARIALERRKFLKNAETAVHRQTMWSNLAHEMTAEFRGLCAEEAYLQQELEKLQDLRNKAKSDGELWDDSVSSTLGQNSHLVSKATHLWESLLARKSQHEVLASGPIEDLIAHREHRYRISGSSLLAAMDQSSQFPYPDVSSGRPGNLTSTQTGDREPVDGSFPNINGEKQDSSSDSTRLQVYEEIHPRVDDRNGRVHPTVDIAEILRRWTHALQRIHKQSLYLAKANDGEGPELLRSAHDGGNGGHAESLAATLSEHRQHLASIQVLINQLKEVAPSIKKSISELTEEVNNISSTLPPMIKNRGGQSISPIQAQSSGRSVQENGIDEVAEMTSKLSSVHLDKVSPSSPALKLPHLFSLTPNSSVKGGNIQKRQALVSQASQVENFSEGKSLEQPPSKNHVDNLSQDGDSSYVQHLRRSVREAALSAQSSNMDSTHDNQSDGSSEHFFVPLSGTGFSCVGPETKSVVVRSKRLFVSPSDTTSLHRNSVSEGPARINYDDIQNMLNNTESPHQYGSEANGFLSVIGSKYATSDAERALFDMEDTRDQVFSPPLLMETSLLDSYEDLLAPLSETDTALMEC